The following DNA comes from Simkania negevensis Z.
TTTAACTCCACATATAAAATTTGTTTGTGAGTCTCTATCACTTACCCCTCCAACACTTGAGCAAATCTACTCAATCGCGCGCGACTATTTGGTAAGCGCTCCTGAAGAAAAAAACACCACAGTCCATCTTCTTCAAAGCTCCGTTCTTATTTTTCCTTTCAGAGTCTATCTAAAAGACCTTTACCATGAGCTTGTTATCATCGATGAACGCACGAAAGAAAAAAATATGCACCTACGAAGTCTAATTCAAGTTTTCAAACGGTTCCTCTCTCAAAAAAATGTTGCAATGCAATCACTTCCTGACTTTATAGAAATGAAATCGGTTGCCGATACAGAAGTCAAAAAGTTACTCATTGACATCTGTGGAGGTAAACAATTTCTAAGTAAGCTAAAAAAACTAAAAAAACTTCCTCTTATCGAAAAAGAAGCTGCCCAAATTCGAAAAATCCACAGTTTAACATTTGAATTCTTCTGCAAAGAAGAAAAAGATGTGACAGGTGATATTACCCCCAAAAAAGTTGCGCGCTCACTTTTCCCTGATAGCCACCCTAATTGGGCGATTACTATCAATTCTCTACCATTCCATCCAAGTACTAACGAAAAGTCGGTTTATTTTTACCATCTCATTGGGGAAATTTCACGAGGCTTCAAGGATGGAAAAATGCGTGTTATTCAAGATGAAACAACGCGCTTTCTCGAAGGGGTAAAAGTGAATGAAAAGATCGATACAGCTTTTAGAAATGGCAGAGTGATTCGTAAAATGGATTCAGATGCATTTCCTATTCTTCAACGGATGACAATTGAAGCCTGGGGACCTGCAGATCCTCTTCTTCGTGAAAAGTGTCCAAGGCTCTTGGAGAAATTTCATTTCCGAAGAAAAAAGCCGCAAACTCAACTTTGTGATGTCGAAGTGAAATCAACTCATGACCATCAAGTAACCCATAAATATGCCTATGTTCTCTTTGAGCAGCTGTCGGCTTTTGCAACAGGAATGCCTTACGCAACAATGACACTTGAATGGAGCATGACAACTCCTCATTTTCAAGGAGTGTTGAAAATTTCAGAGTTTAGCTTCACTCCAGAACTTGAAAATGCAAAGCATGCTTCCTTGATCAAACAGGAGATCTTTGAAGCATTTCTTTCCGATCCATCTTGAGATTTTTGCTTGGCAGAATGAGGCATACCTCATAAGATGCGAAATATACTCAAACAACTTCAAAAATTGGTTTTGAAGTTGTTTGAGTATAAATGAAATTGGAACCTTATCAATGTATCGCATTTGTCTTTTCTTATTCTGCCTCCTCTCTTTCTCTCTAGAGGGAAAGATTTTCTCTAGGGTTTACGAAAAACCACCCATCAGCGCTGTTGTTTCTTTCGATCTTACCGTTAGCAATATGGCTCGCTCTATTGAGTTCTACACAAAAATTCTTGGGTTTCGAAAGGTTGCTGACTATCAAGTTTCAGGAGAGCCATACGACACACTTTACGACCTAAAAGGATCTCGTATCCACGTCGTTCGTTTGAGGCTTGGACTAGAAACGCTCACTCTGATGGAGTTTGAAAAACCGAAGGGGCGTCCCCTTCCCATCGATCTTGCTAGTGACGACATCATGTTTCAACACATCGCGATCGTCGTGAGCGACCTGAATCAAGCCTACGGGTCTCTTCTAAAAAATCAAATTGTCACCATTTCTCCTGAACCTCAAAAACTTCCTAGCTGGAACCTCGCTTCTTCTGGAATCCAGGCCCTCTATTTTCGAGATCCAGATGGCCACCCCTTAGAGCTCATCCAATTCCCGCCAGGAAAAGGAAATCCCCGCTGGCAACAAACGCACGGACAACTCTTTTTAGGGATCGACCACTCTGCTATCACAATTAAAAACACCTCAAAAAGTTTAGAGTTTTACCAACACCTTCTTGGCTTAAAAATCACAGGTGATAGCTTGAACTACGGCCCAGAGCAAGAAAAACTTACTGGTGTGAAGGGAGCAAAAGTCTATATCACCTCTTTAAACGCAGAGCAAGGGCCAGGAATCGAGCTTCTCGACTATCTCACGCCAAATGCGGGGCGGGACATGCCTCCTGATACCCGAGCCAATGATTTATGGCACTGGCAAATTCGGCTCCAATCCCCTGAGCTTGCCGGATTACACCAATCGCTTGTACAAGCAAATACCTTTGTGCGCAAGATCCTCAGCTTCCAAAACCCCTATCTCGACTACCATAAAGCCTTTCTGACTCGAGATCCAGATGGGCATACCCTCCTGATCACCCAGTAGCCTCTTCACTCCCCTCTCAACCCTTAACTTTATTCATATCAAAATTGATTTACAGAAATGTAAAGAAAAATTTTTGATGCAAAAAAATCTTTATATTCATAGCATCTGTTGTGGTTTTGGATGAACACATCAGTAAGGAGGTAAAAGATGGCTGTTTCAACTCCAAATCCAAGGGAAAGGGCCGGCTCTGTCGTCTTATCACCTAGAAGCTTTAACTCAACTGCTATGGTGAAGTTAAAACTAAATGTATTGGCGGGACAAACCGCTATTCAAGGGGTTTTCCACCTCATTAAAGACCTTTCGATTCAAAAAGAGGCGTTTGATATAGCCATCATCAAACTCAATGGGCGCAACCTCTTACTAGAGCCTCCTGAAAACCAAGAAAAATACTTCGATCTGATCCAGAAGTATACAAATACATCTAGATATAGCTGGAAGCTCCAAGCAGACGTCGTAGAAATCACTCTTAATGGCTATGAAGAAGATCCTGTCTGGATTGCACTAACAAAACAAGGAGGCGACCAAGGAAGCTACTGACTCTTGCTCAATAAGAACTATGCCCTGCCTTGCTCGAGTATAAAGTTTAAGTCCTCCTATAAACCCAGAGTTCAGGTTATAAGCATGAGCCTACCCTAGTAAAAAGCCCCTTTCGGGGCTTTTATCACTTATTTCTTATTTGGTGAATGATATGACAGTGAAGTCGAAAACCCAGGTCGACGATATACTGATCTAGGGTCAATCTGATTGCTAGATTGGGTACCATTTATATCAACAATCGCACCTTCGTCTTTCACTTTGACTTGTGTTTGGCTTGTAAAGAAGCGAGAGACAACTGTTCCGATCATGGCTGTGATAACGGCAGTGGCCGCAACAATAGTGACTTCCATTAGCATCTTATCAGTCAATCGCCCATTTGTACCTAAAGGAACTGCACAAGGAATCGCAGTTGTGATGATTGGCAATAAAATATGAAGAAAGCGGCTTTCTTTTTGAGGAGCACCTAAAAGAGTTGTTACGCAAACTTGAGCCAGTCCAAAGAAAAACCCAAAGAGAGCAAATATTCCATCATCCAATGCGTCTTTGAACAATGCCCCAGCGCCAACAGCGGGAAGAAAAGTCGCAGCGCCAGTAACAACGTAGTTGAAAACTCGAGCAGGTCTAGATTCCTCTTTCGGTTCTGCACTCATTTTAAAAATCGCTTTTGCAATCACTTTAATTAAAGCTACAGCAGCAAGCCCTGTTGAACAAAGCAAATATGCTTCTATCAGGCTTTGCACGGGAGCACTCACAGCATATAAAACAGCCGTTGAGATTAACCCTGAGAAAAAGGGAAACGCTAGCTGGACAATTTTAGGCTTTTGACCAGCACCCATAACTGTAGCTAAGCCTGAATTGATGCCAGAAAAAATTCCTGCCACTGGTATAATTTCTCTTGCTAAATCTTTAGGAACATTCATAAGTCCTTCTTTCACTACCGTTGAAATTGCTCCTGTAGAAAACACAATTTCTGCACCCATTTGTCCGATATTTTTAACTAAACTTATTGCCATAACCTTATGTCCTTATTGAAAAATTTGAAAATCGGAGAAATTATACAAAAGAAGATAATTGATTTCAAGAGTTAAACTATTAAAGATTAAAATTTAAAGTGAAAATGGCTTGTGGCTTTATAAAGAAGGGCCAGCCTTTCAGCCAGCCCATCTTTAATTGGATTGAGGTATGGACTAAGGAATCTTTTCCCCTTCACCTTCTTATTGTTTTTGTTCTTTCACAAGCAAAGGTATAGGAATTTCTTCTCCCCTCTGATAGGTTGCTAAAACTTCACTTGTTGCTTGCAACTCCCCTTCAAGTAACCAAGAGCTTGCAGCTTGAATACCTCTCACAGAACTGACAACCTGATTGACATCATCTTTTGTGCATTGACTTGATTGAACACTCGAAGAAAGGTCGCTTGCCTCAATTCCATTCGTGTATAGATTAGACCTTTGGTAGATTGAAAATAAATTTTCTTCAGAAGAAGTTTTGCAAAGCGCAACAAATGCAACTTGCATCTTGTACTCGTTTGAAATAGAAAGCTCTTTCCTCATGTGGATAATTTGTGGATAAAGGTCATCGAGGAAATCAGAAAGCACTCCCCACTCTTTAGGGTTTTGAATGAGTAGATGACTTAAAACTGTTTGAGTTTCGGCCCCATCAAGAAAAGTAATTTGCAAGGCAAACTTGAGCGGAAAGGTGGTTACTTCCTTTTGAATCGCTTGGAAATAGGGTTTGAGTGTTGCCATTTCATAAGCAAGTTGCTGCGCCTGAACATCCCAGCCCGGGTGGGTTTCATCTATTCTCCCTGGCAAGGTTAGCTGTTGAGACTTTCGATCCCAAGCATTTTCTTTAATAAGAAGTCCTATCTTCCAGATTAAACCACCACCAAACTTTATACATGGCCAAGCAATGTTCCAAAACGACCATGATAAAAACTTCATGCACTTTGCACGTTTACATTCCTCTGGAGCATTGGATTGTGTATATGTAATGGGAGTGTCGGGCACATAGGTTACCGACGAAAGTCGACGACCTGTCACAGAGTGTGGTTTTGGAGAAGATGCAATGGGCTTATTTTTAACAGGTGAGAAGTATTCTAAAGGGGATGCTTCTTGAAGAGTATCTTTACAAAATGAAAAAGAAAGAGGTCCTTCTCGATTATGATCGAAATGAGTGGCATTGTAGTATAAGTCGTCTGAGGAAAGGTTTGGTTGAGCTACCTTTGTAAGTGGATCCCATCTAGTTTCAGTAGCCATCTCGTTTAATCTCGCTTTAACTGGAAATTTACGTGAACTTTAAAATAGGCAATTGAAATTTGCAACAAAAAAATCAAAAAAAGTTGGTTTAAAGCGCTTGGGAGTGGTTTGCATGCAAGTTTGGGGGGCGATTCAATGTCTTAAGAAAGATGTCATAAAACGTGTCTGTGTCTATTTGCGTCACAACTTGAACTGGCGTCCCTTTACTTCCCATAATCAAGCGTCCATATTCTGGACCTTTGCGCAAGTTAACGACGATTTTTAAGTCGCGATACTGCGCAATATTGGGATTGGTAAAAAGTACAGCTGTAACGGGATCCCACAAAAATTCTCGCATCCGCTTTTTGTTTTTTACAGATGGCTTGAGAATTTCATACACGAGATTTGCAGCCGGAGTTTTCCGATTTTCTGCAAGCATATCGTAAAAGGGCTTCGCAGAAGCATGTTCTACGACGTCTAACGGAACCAGTATAATTGGGATACCTGAATCGAATACGTCTTGAGCAGCTTTAGCATCGAGGAAAATATTGTACTCTGCTACCCGGTTCTTAAATCCCATGGGTTTCCCCTCAATATTTCCAGGAGAAAGGAGCGCCCCTCCCATGATGAAAATCCGCTCGATTTTATCTTTGATCTCAGGTTTTTTCTCAATAGCTAGAGCAATATTTGTGAGTGGTCCGATGCAGAGAAGAGTGAGCTTTTCTTCGTGTTTTGTCGCAATATCAATGATAAAGTCAGCCCCTTTTTCTGCAATAGGGCGAACAGAACTTTGCGGGAGTTTGATTCCTGACATCATATCTGCTTGTTGACGCCAGCTAGGAGGATAAGAACCTACTGGACTGAGAGAGTCGCGCGCGCCAAAGGAAACAGGAATTCGGGGATGGCCTATGAGCTCTAAAACATTGAGCACATTTTGAGCTCCATATTCCCAATGAGAGATCCCATCACCAACTGTCGTAATCCCCTTTACTTCGGCTCGCGGGTTCTTTACGAGATAAACAATGGCCAACATATCATCCAGATCACAATCCGTATCAATGACGACAGAAAAGGGATGCTCGGTATGTTTGACGGAAAGATCTGAATAAAGAGATGACAAGGTTGTCAAAAATGCAACTAGAAAAAATGTGATTCGGCTCAACATGAAGGTAAACCTTGAAATTGAATGATGTATCATTCATAAATGATGTTTTTAAGTTTTTGCAACAAAAAAAACTCGTCCATAAGGAACTGCACATGTATTTTGGAGTCGAAATTTTCGCATTCATAGCAACGGGACTTGCAGCTGGCATCTTAGCTGGTCTACTGGGTTTAGGAGGTGGAGTAATCACCATCCCTTGTTTGATTTTAGTCTTTCACTTTCTTAAAGTTCCCCATGATCTCGTCATGCACCTAGCAATTGGAACCTCTCTTGCAGCTATGATTTTTAACACTCTTTCTTCTTTTTATTCCCATTACCGAAGAAATGGGGTGATCTTTGACATTGTCAAACCAATGGCTTTAGGTGTTATCGTCGGTTCCTTTTTTGGTGCTATGATTGCCAAAGTATTGCCTGGAAGTTTGCTACAAATCATTTTCGGGATTTTTGAATGTCTCGTAGGACTGAAGTTTTTGCTTCCTCAAAAAGAAGTCAAACATATGCGTAAAATGCCAAAATTTTTTGGCCTATCGGTGATCTCACTTTTCGTCAGCACTATTTCGACTATGCTAGGTGTTGGTGGAGGATTGATCAATGTTCCCGTCTTAACCCACTACCATGTCTCGATGAAGAAAGCCATTGGAACCTCTTCAGCTCTAAGTTTCTTCATTTCTCTCTTGGGAGCCGTCTATTTCCTTCTTTTAGGTGCAGGGTCAACAGAGTATCCAGGAACCTTTGGCTATATCTTTCTTCCTGCATTTATTGTGATCAGCATTACGGCCCTTTTCTCAGCGCCATGGGGAGTGAAATTGGCTCACAGCTTACCAACAGACGTTTTGAGGAAAGTCTTTGGGGTTGTCCTCATGCTTGCAGGGATTGGAATGATTATCGGCTAGTACAAATTAAGAATAGATAGCAATAAGGAATGCTTTCAAAGAAGAAACTGTAGATGGGGATAACTTTATGGAATTTATGCGTGTTTTTTTAGATGATGAACTCGAAGCTCTTGAAAGAAAAAAGCTCGCTCGAGGTTTTGATACATGGGTTACAACAGCTGCTGAAGCTATCGAGCTGATATCAACAGGGAAGGTATCTGAGGTTTCTCTCGATCACGATTTAGGTCCAGAAGAAGTCGGATCAGGATATGATGTCGCAAAGTTCATAGAAGAAAAAGCATTTCTAAATGAAATTCCTCGCCTTAAATGGCATGTCCATTCGGCCAATCCTGTTGGAAGAAAGAGAATGACTGCTGCTCTCACAAATGCCGACAGATTCTGGGATCAATCGGAAGAGCTAAACTAAGTCCGGGAAACGCGGAATGGATCTCCGTCGGCATGATGCTTCCAAAGTTCCCATCTCGTTTCTTGCTCTTTCTCAGCCTTTTTGATTTCCTCTCTAAAAAGTTCGTTTTCGTCTTTTTCTTCTTCATCAATGAGAGTGACAAGATGGCGGCGAAAGGTGTCTGGTGGGGTCTCTTTCATAACCTCGACGAGATTTTTGAGTTGATCTTTACTTTTGATATATTTTGAAAGACGCCATTCGATCACCCGTCTCATCGTAAACTCATTGCGCAAGAAAAACTGCTGAAATGGGAAAAGATAGTGATCTTGACTTATACAACATAAGTGAGCCTGTTTTGTGATTTCCAATAGATGCGGGTTATCCGAGTTCATGATCTTCGAGGTAAAGAGAGGAAAAAATGAAAATGACTTTTTCTCACTTTCTTTAAGGTTTTTTTTAGCATCTTTAAGGAGGGCTGAAAGGATGAGAAAATTGAGACGCATGTATTTTTGTCTCTCACGAAAATCCTTTTTCTCTTCTTCATTTCTGCCCTTAGAAGAGAAAAGAGAAGTGATTCGGCTAGCAGAACCTTTTAGAGCTTTTCGGTCTTTCATCGGTTGATTATCAAATTTTAGTTTAATAAATTTTCACAATAGCTTAACAAAATCTTAACATAATTTTCAAAGAAAAAAATTGACCTTATGAAAAAAAATCCATATGCTCAAGATATGACAGTGATTACATTAAAAGGTTCCCCTATTCACACCAATGGAAGGCTTCCCGCTGTTGGAAGTCAAGCCCCTGATTTTCTTTTGATTTCAACAGATCTAAAACCAATGTCTTTGAAGGACTACGCCAGGAAAAAGCTCATTCTTGCAATTGTCCCCAGTTTAGATACCGGTGTATGCCTAACATCAGCAAAACAGTTTGAAGCAAGACTACAAAACCGAAGCGATATCCAAGTTTTATTCATTTCTGCAGACCTTCCATTTGCTCAAAAACGGGTTTGTGGATTTGAAAATCTCAAAAAAATTGAAACTTTATCGATGATGCGCGATCGGAAATTTGCAGAAGATTATGGTGTGCTTCTTATCGATGGTCCCCTCCAAGGAATTGCAGCGCGCGCTGTTCTTGCCTTAGACGAAAACCATCAGATCCTTTACACCGAACTTGTTCCTGAAATAGCTCAAGAGCCCAACTACGATAAAGCGCTTACTTTTTTCGTTTAATCTTCGGATATTTCGGTTGCCAATAAGCCTTTTCGACAGCTTTTTCAACGTCTTCAGGTGGATGGTCACAGACCCCTTCCTCTATTGCCACTTTACCAACCTCTGTCGCAATCGTCTTACTAATGACGGGAAGTTGCTTGATGCGTGGGAAAAGCGAACCGAAAGGGTTATTGAGAATCGGAGCAAAGCGACTTAACACTTCTGCGGCTCTTAAGAACATGTTATCAGTCACTCTTTTGGCTCCCGTTGCAATCACACCAAGTCCAACACCAGGGAAAATGAAAACATTGTTGCATTGACCAATAGTGTACTTTTTTCCCTCGAATTCAACTGGAGGAAAGGGGCTTCCCGTTGCAATGAGCGCTTGCCCTCGTGTCCATTTCATGAGATCTTCCGGAAGAGCTTCTGATTTTGAAGTCGGATTTGAAAGAGGGAAAATAATGGGTCTTGCGACATGCTTTTTCATTTCGACAACAAGCTCCTCGGTAAATGAGCCGGGCTGCGCTGATGTTCCAATGAGAATAGTCGGTTTTGCATGCTCGATTGTTTCATGAAGGGAAATGTTTTGCATATTCTTCACTCCCCACTTTTCAATCACTATAGCTTCTTGAGCATACCGCTTTTTCAGATCGTCTAATCCTTCAGACTTCGTATGAGCAAGACCATTTCGACCGAGAACAAAAATGCGTGACTTGGCATCTTCTTCAGACATCCCATCTTTGACCATCGCACGAGTGATTAGGTGCGCAACACCAATTCCAGCTGATCCTCCCCCGTAGATCACAAGTCTGTGATGTTTCAAATCCGAATCTGTTCCTTTAATTGCTGCCAAAATCCCAGCAGTTACAACACCTGCTGTTCCTTGGATGTCGTCGTTAAAGCAGCAGTAATGATGTTTGTAACGCTCTAAGAGGGGTTGCGCATTTTGTTTGGAAAAATCTTCCCATTGGATCAAAACATTGGGAAATCGCTTGGTGATGGCTTTGACAAAGAGGTCGATGAATTCTTGGTACTCAGCTCCCTTTAGTCGTTCATGTCTCCATCCAAGATATAGGGGGTCACTTAAGAGGCCGGGATTGTCTGTTCCGACATCTAGTAAAACAGGCAAGGTGTAATCAGGATGTATGCCACCAAAGAGTGTGTAGAGAGAAAGTTTTCCTACAGGAATTGCCATTCCTCCCACTCCTAAATCCCCTAACCCGAGAATCCGTCCCCCATCTGTAACGACAATCACATCTACCCGCTCTTTTGGAATGCGGGCCACCATTTCATCCATACGGTCTTTAAAAGGATAGGAGAGATAAATTCCTCGGTTTTGATTGTAGAGATAACTAAAGTTTAAAGAAGCATCTCCAACAGTTGGGGTATAAATATAGGGGAGCATTTCTTCAGCATGCTTAGAAACGAGATTAAAAAATAAGGTCTCGTTCCGATCTTGGAGTGCCATCAAAAACGAGTACTTGTCTATTTCACTTTCTTTAGAGCGAAAATTAGCGTATCTCCTTTCGACTTGCTCTTCAATCGTCGAAGTGTGGTATGGAAGAAGTCCGTGAATGCCCAAATCGATCCGCTCTTCTTCAGTAAAGCCAGTTCCTTTGTTCAAAATGGGATTGTGCAAAATGTCTTTAGGATGCATATCGACTTCGATAACTTCTTCCCCATTATTATCATATGAACGTTTGATCTCCGGCATGGACGTGCTCCGCTTTCTAACTTTTCAAAAAATAGAAAAATATACGGAGTAGGGATTTAAATAGCCAGGGTTGCTTCTTGTTCGGTTTTTTCTTCTTTAAGAAGGAAGATCACTGAAGCGATCCAGATGGAAAAGATAATCACATGAGCCCATGAAAAGGCATAAGGAAGTTGCAAGGGGCAGAAAATCTGCAATGCAATCACAACAACAGATGCTAATGCTTTGGCACTTCGATAGGCAAAAACATCGATAATTGCTTTTGCTTTGAACTTCTCTTCTGTCTTGAGCGGAACGTAGAGCATCTCTTTGATGATATTGAAAATGGAATAGTCAAAGGTTTTGATCACAGCAAATGAATAGGTGATCATCGCAAAAGTCGGATGGATCAAGTACCCAACTGCGTTCACAAGGAGAATTCCTGGAATCAAGACATGACTTCGCCTCAGTCCTAAAAACTGGACAAGTAAAAACGACGCTACAAACTGCAAGCAGAGGTTCAAGGTATTGATCATCCCCCAAAGCTTGCCGTAAAATTCCGTCCTCAGATCTTGATTGGGAATCCGGGATTGCAAAAATGTATTGAACTGGTAATCCATGACTGTGGTCGAAAGCTGCATCAAGACCACGACTAAAAGGATAAATTTTAAGGCACGGGAGCTCTTGATAAGCTGAAAGCCTTGGGAGGCATGTTTCGGTCCCATCCTGAGCTTTTCGTCTTCTCTATGTGAATGGAGAAATCCACTGTTTTTGAGGAGGAAAAAGTAGGCGATGACAAAGATAGCGTAGATGGGGATCGAGGAAAAAAGGAGGTGTTCTGACCCAATTTTCACAGCAAAAAATCCTGGAATCATGCTTCCAAAAATCGAACCAAAGCCGCCAATCCCAAACAAAATTCCATAAAGATACTTTGCCCGAGACATCTTGGTCATTGCATGGATGACCGACCAAAGCTGTTGAAACATGAGGAGGACGTAAATGTCTTTCCAGATATAGAGAACAAAGGGGAGAAATGGAATTTTTCCAATGCAGGTTGCAGAGAGGACATTCACCCCGACGGTCAAGCCAATCGTAAACAAGAAAAGGCGGAAGCACCCCAAAATGGGAAGAAAGCGGTTGTAGAGGCTGACTACAAGGAGATTGAGAGGGACTGTCGCAAGCCAAGCATAGGGCAGCCACTTGACGGTGTAGTGGGTAATAAAAATGGAGTTACTCGTTGGTTTGGTCACCGCATACTCAGCGGTGATGCAAAAACTGCAAATCATCGCGCAGAAGACAATCAGCCTCTCGACAGCAGAGTAACTTAGTAATTCAGATTTAAGCGACGCAAATTTTTTCCGTAACATCACTCCATCTTATCATGGAGTATCAGTTTCAGTCCCCTGTTTAAAATATTTTTGATAGTAAGAGGGCTTCCCACTGCACCAGGGATGGTAGGTATTGAAAAATTCAATACGTGAACCAATGGAGGGGTGAGACGAGCGGAAGAGCATGTAAAAGGTTCCGGGATAGGGGTAACCTAAGTTGGAGCTTGTAAGCTTTAAAAACCCTGTTGCTGCTCCATGATTGTAATGAGTGATTTCAAGGCCGAAACGGTCTGCTTCTCTCTCTTCCATCTGAGAAAATAGGTTTTGGACAGGAGTGAAAACTAAGGAAAAAAAGCCGTATAAAAGCATGATCAAAGGAAATGATGCCACATCTTTAAGCTCTGTAAAACCCATCGCTTTTGAGCAGGTTTTTAGGAAAAATTTTGAAGCGAGAAAGATGAGAGCCATGACGAGGATCGCCATTCCAGACGTGAAGAGGATGCCCCACCAAATATGGTGGAGAACATAGTGGCCCATTTCATGTCCCATGACAAAAAGAAGCTCTTTTTCATCCATACCCTTAATGATGGTGTCCCATAAGACAATTCGCTTCGAAGCTCCCATCCCCGTGACATAAGCATTCATCATTTTCGTATCAGAACTTTTATCCACTTCAAAAACGCGGCTCTCAGAAATTCCTGCTTTTTCAGCTAGATTCAAGATCTTTTGCTCTAGCTGCTTGTCTTCCATCGGACCGAATTTATTAAAGAGAGGCGAAATGTAAAGAGGTTGAACGATTTGGAAAAAGATTTGGATGGGAATCATGAGAAGACCCATATAGAGCCACCATCTTTTTGGACTTTTGGCAATGAGCCAATAGAGCACTCCAAAAACAATCAAGCTCGTTCCCATGTCGATCCAAGAGCTCATAAAATAGTGGTTAAACCAGCGGCCAAACGATTGGGAAGAAAGGCCATATTCGTGCAATCGGGCAAAGCCGCTATAATAAGTAAGAGGAAATGAGACAATCTCAACTAAAATTGAATAAAGAATGATAAAGATAATGAAGGTCCAAACTGCTCTTCTTCCAAGAAATCTCGAAAACTGTCTCATCTTAGCTGACAGGCCGGTAAAGAGAATGACAGCAGGTAAGACAAGACTCCAAAGAGCTTTGATGCCCCACAAAACGTTTCCTGATTTATAGAAGCGTACGGCCGCTTCAGTTGGAGCAGGAACCGGAGTAGGAATGACTGGGCACTCCCCCCAAACTGTT
Coding sequences within:
- a CDS encoding nucleoside hydrolase, with protein sequence MLSRITFFLVAFLTTLSSLYSDLSVKHTEHPFSVVIDTDCDLDDMLAIVYLVKNPRAEVKGITTVGDGISHWEYGAQNVLNVLELIGHPRIPVSFGARDSLSPVGSYPPSWRQQADMMSGIKLPQSSVRPIAEKGADFIIDIATKHEEKLTLLCIGPLTNIALAIEKKPEIKDKIERIFIMGGALLSPGNIEGKPMGFKNRVAEYNIFLDAKAAQDVFDSGIPIILVPLDVVEHASAKPFYDMLAENRKTPAANLVYEILKPSVKNKKRMREFLWDPVTAVLFTNPNIAQYRDLKIVVNLRKGPEYGRLIMGSKGTPVQVVTQIDTDTFYDIFLKTLNRPPNLHANHSQAL
- a CDS encoding NAD-dependent malic enzyme, which produces MPEIKRSYDNNGEEVIEVDMHPKDILHNPILNKGTGFTEEERIDLGIHGLLPYHTSTIEEQVERRYANFRSKESEIDKYSFLMALQDRNETLFFNLVSKHAEEMLPYIYTPTVGDASLNFSYLYNQNRGIYLSYPFKDRMDEMVARIPKERVDVIVVTDGGRILGLGDLGVGGMAIPVGKLSLYTLFGGIHPDYTLPVLLDVGTDNPGLLSDPLYLGWRHERLKGAEYQEFIDLFVKAITKRFPNVLIQWEDFSKQNAQPLLERYKHHYCCFNDDIQGTAGVVTAGILAAIKGTDSDLKHHRLVIYGGGSAGIGVAHLITRAMVKDGMSEEDAKSRIFVLGRNGLAHTKSEGLDDLKKRYAQEAIVIEKWGVKNMQNISLHETIEHAKPTILIGTSAQPGSFTEELVVEMKKHVARPIIFPLSNPTSKSEALPEDLMKWTRGQALIATGSPFPPVEFEGKKYTIGQCNNVFIFPGVGLGVIATGAKRVTDNMFLRAAEVLSRFAPILNNPFGSLFPRIKQLPVISKTIATEVGKVAIEEGVCDHPPEDVEKAVEKAYWQPKYPKIKRKK
- the tpx gene encoding thiol peroxidase, which encodes MKKNPYAQDMTVITLKGSPIHTNGRLPAVGSQAPDFLLISTDLKPMSLKDYARKKLILAIVPSLDTGVCLTSAKQFEARLQNRSDIQVLFISADLPFAQKRVCGFENLKKIETLSMMRDRKFAEDYGVLLIDGPLQGIAARAVLALDENHQILYTELVPEIAQEPNYDKALTFFV
- a CDS encoding Npt1/Npt2 family nucleotide transporter; this translates as MLRKKFASLKSELLSYSAVERLIVFCAMICSFCITAEYAVTKPTSNSIFITHYTVKWLPYAWLATVPLNLLVVSLYNRFLPILGCFRLFLFTIGLTVGVNVLSATCIGKIPFLPFVLYIWKDIYVLLMFQQLWSVIHAMTKMSRAKYLYGILFGIGGFGSIFGSMIPGFFAVKIGSEHLLFSSIPIYAIFVIAYFFLLKNSGFLHSHREDEKLRMGPKHASQGFQLIKSSRALKFILLVVVLMQLSTTVMDYQFNTFLQSRIPNQDLRTEFYGKLWGMINTLNLCLQFVASFLLVQFLGLRRSHVLIPGILLVNAVGYLIHPTFAMITYSFAVIKTFDYSIFNIIKEMLYVPLKTEEKFKAKAIIDVFAYRSAKALASVVVIALQIFCPLQLPYAFSWAHVIIFSIWIASVIFLLKEEKTEQEATLAI
- a CDS encoding M48 family metallopeptidase; the protein is MKKFFVLVFVLMGVTVWGECPVIPTPVPAPTEAAVRFYKSGNVLWGIKALWSLVLPAVILFTGLSAKMRQFSRFLGRRAVWTFIIFIILYSILVEIVSFPLTYYSGFARLHEYGLSSQSFGRWFNHYFMSSWIDMGTSLIVFGVLYWLIAKSPKRWWLYMGLLMIPIQIFFQIVQPLYISPLFNKFGPMEDKQLEQKILNLAEKAGISESRVFEVDKSSDTKMMNAYVTGMGASKRIVLWDTIIKGMDEKELLFVMGHEMGHYVLHHIWWGILFTSGMAILVMALIFLASKFFLKTCSKAMGFTELKDVASFPLIMLLYGFFSLVFTPVQNLFSQMEEREADRFGLEITHYNHGAATGFLKLTSSNLGYPYPGTFYMLFRSSHPSIGSRIEFFNTYHPWCSGKPSYYQKYFKQGTETDTP
- a CDS encoding cyclic-phosphate processing receiver domain-containing protein translates to MEFMRVFLDDELEALERKKLARGFDTWVTTAAEAIELISTGKVSEVSLDHDLGPEEVGSGYDVAKFIEEKAFLNEIPRLKWHVHSANPVGRKRMTAALTNADRFWDQSEELN
- a CDS encoding VOC family protein translates to MYRICLFLFCLLSFSLEGKIFSRVYEKPPISAVVSFDLTVSNMARSIEFYTKILGFRKVADYQVSGEPYDTLYDLKGSRIHVVRLRLGLETLTLMEFEKPKGRPLPIDLASDDIMFQHIAIVVSDLNQAYGSLLKNQIVTISPEPQKLPSWNLASSGIQALYFRDPDGHPLELIQFPPGKGNPRWQQTHGQLFLGIDHSAITIKNTSKSLEFYQHLLGLKITGDSLNYGPEQEKLTGVKGAKVYITSLNAEQGPGIELLDYLTPNAGRDMPPDTRANDLWHWQIRLQSPELAGLHQSLVQANTFVRKILSFQNPYLDYHKAFLTRDPDGHTLLITQ
- a CDS encoding sulfite exporter TauE/SafE family protein yields the protein MYFGVEIFAFIATGLAAGILAGLLGLGGGVITIPCLILVFHFLKVPHDLVMHLAIGTSLAAMIFNTLSSFYSHYRRNGVIFDIVKPMALGVIVGSFFGAMIAKVLPGSLLQIIFGIFECLVGLKFLLPQKEVKHMRKMPKFFGLSVISLFVSTISTMLGVGGGLINVPVLTHYHVSMKKAIGTSSALSFFISLLGAVYFLLLGAGSTEYPGTFGYIFLPAFIVISITALFSAPWGVKLAHSLPTDVLRKVFGVVLMLAGIGMIIG